From Humisphaera borealis, the proteins below share one genomic window:
- a CDS encoding phosphoribosylanthranilate isomerase produces MNSTPNHHTRVKICGVRHPEDAAYAARSGADAIGVICYPKASRYVAQEEARLIVQTAPPFVTPVALFVDSTPGEIAAVVSAIGATCVQLHGHESPDVVRKVNLPVLKAIRVDRTTFEAELGTWRKAIAEGGLEHLQGLVLETAAGTGEAGVGGTGLANDWTFVRQVAAKGEFAGLPPIIAAGGLTPETVGEVIQSVRPWAVDVSSGVEVVKARKSPKLIKAFIAAVRQADLSKAV; encoded by the coding sequence TTGAACTCCACACCGAATCACCACACTCGCGTCAAGATCTGCGGCGTCCGCCATCCGGAAGACGCGGCCTACGCCGCACGCTCGGGGGCTGACGCCATTGGCGTTATCTGCTACCCGAAGGCGTCGCGGTACGTCGCGCAGGAAGAGGCACGGCTGATCGTGCAGACGGCGCCACCGTTCGTGACGCCGGTGGCATTATTCGTGGACTCAACGCCTGGCGAGATCGCCGCCGTCGTCTCGGCGATCGGGGCGACGTGCGTTCAGCTTCACGGCCACGAATCGCCGGACGTGGTCCGGAAGGTCAACCTGCCGGTGCTCAAGGCGATCCGCGTGGATCGCACGACGTTCGAGGCCGAGCTCGGCACCTGGCGGAAGGCTATCGCCGAGGGCGGGCTGGAACATCTGCAGGGATTGGTTCTGGAAACCGCCGCGGGAACCGGAGAGGCCGGCGTCGGCGGGACGGGATTGGCCAACGACTGGACGTTCGTCCGCCAGGTCGCCGCCAAGGGAGAGTTTGCCGGCTTGCCGCCGATCATTGCAGCCGGAGGTCTCACGCCCGAGACGGTGGGCGAGGTGATCCAGTCGGTTCGACCCTGGGCGGTGGACGTCAGCAGCGGCGTCGAAGTGGTGAAGGCCCGGAAATCACCGAAGCTGATCAAGGCGTTCATCGCGGCGGTGCGGCAGGCCGATCTGTCGAAAGCTGTGTGA
- a CDS encoding fumarylacetoacetate hydrolase family protein: MKLYRTTLGPMVETKGSWHVVPELAWDAIFALPDPRKILMEGVEARGEINRRPAPSETDILAPIGSQEVWAAGVTYLRSRDARKEEAKSGGGGDFYDKVYDAARPEIFFKSTAHRTVGPGQAVRIRKDSKWNVPEPELTLVVNPAGKIIGYTVGNDMSSRDIEGENPLYLPQAKVYDASCALGPCIYLPEDGAPLPPLTEIKLTISRGGVQQFLGITAIAKMKRRFDELVEYLYRDNSFPQGVFLMTGTGVVPPDDFTLHSGDEIRIEIGPIGVLRNVVA, encoded by the coding sequence ATGAAGCTTTATCGCACCACACTCGGCCCGATGGTCGAAACCAAGGGGTCCTGGCACGTCGTCCCCGAACTGGCATGGGACGCGATCTTCGCGTTGCCCGACCCGCGCAAGATTCTCATGGAAGGCGTCGAGGCCCGCGGGGAGATCAATCGTCGGCCGGCGCCTTCTGAAACCGATATCCTCGCGCCGATCGGCTCGCAGGAAGTCTGGGCGGCGGGGGTGACCTATCTGCGCAGTCGCGACGCCCGCAAAGAAGAAGCCAAGAGCGGTGGGGGCGGCGACTTCTACGACAAGGTCTACGACGCCGCCCGGCCGGAGATCTTCTTCAAATCAACCGCGCACCGCACCGTCGGTCCCGGGCAGGCCGTCCGCATCCGCAAGGACAGCAAGTGGAACGTTCCCGAACCGGAACTGACGCTGGTGGTCAACCCGGCGGGGAAGATCATCGGCTACACCGTCGGCAACGACATGTCGTCGCGCGATATCGAAGGCGAGAACCCGCTCTACCTGCCACAGGCCAAGGTGTACGACGCGAGCTGCGCCCTGGGCCCCTGCATCTACCTGCCCGAAGACGGCGCTCCGTTGCCGCCACTGACGGAGATCAAGCTGACAATCTCCCGCGGCGGCGTGCAGCAGTTCCTGGGCATCACCGCGATCGCCAAGATGAAACGCCGGTTCGATGAACTGGTCGAGTACCTGTACCGCGATAACAGCTTTCCGCAGGGCGTTTTCCTGATGACTGGCACGGGGGTCGTTCCGCCGGATGATTTCACGCTGCACAGCGGTGATGAGATTCGTATTGAGATCGGGCCGATCGGCGTGTTGAGGAATGTCGTGGCGTAG
- a CDS encoding Ig-like domain-containing protein produces MDSANSVLAAAVLTSPQVRSVKPTANAKNVPTTGFVSAELILPNGGVDTATVLSKNVYLYNVAAKTTVPAVVNTSGGGDVIVLKPSKALAANTQYRFVLTSGLQDVQGVGFAPFESLFTTSATTSPPSNSPAKFTQAPQASSAGHNYFGLAIGPDGRLYASSDDGRIYRFAIEADGSLGTPSVFDIVRARNGGSRFILGMAFDPRSTPTNPILWITHTATSSLVLGGTVGADFSGKVSVVSGPSLGQYRDAVVNLPRSVRDHATMQPTFGPDGALYFCQASQSAMGKADIIWGNRPERLLSAAILRLDVGAVGSSTLDAKTPDAGGTYNPSSPGAPLTIYADGVRNAFDLVWHRNGQLYAAANGSAAGGNTPAGAGAPALSAVSKAESDFLFRITRGGYYGHPNPQRKYYVLNGGNPTAGKDAYEVTDYPVGQKPDPAWRPAVYDFGAHRAPSGTIEYRGGSFGGALDGKLLVARYSGGDDIIALTLGAGGSVTKAETGISGLTGLADPVDLVQTPDSGNLYVIELARQRITLLRAATTVPPTVPPVVPPVVPPVVPPTVPPTVPPVVPPTVPPTIPPTVPPVVPPVVPPTVPPTVPPVVPPVVPPTVPPTVPPTVPPTVPPTVPPVVSPPPAPPPAALADLTPLVTKVVLPSSFAFGTPVKGTLSFRVTNAGGLSFSGPVPVSVQLSADGTADPGDTEVTAFSKSVRLRPGGSASVKLKLSALPSIAAGSYHLNVVLDPAGLLTEASETNNAAATTETFAISAPNVDLSGAFVVGPSNLAIGRRRLIKMNLSAAGNVAVNQTIVVQVVASTDDTPDAGDIDMGAVPVKLKILPGQTKSVSLKVYLPPNMAPGIYRIIATIDSPQLLAESSETNNIAMTNPLILK; encoded by the coding sequence GTGGACTCGGCCAACTCGGTGTTGGCTGCGGCTGTGCTGACTTCGCCGCAGGTGCGGTCCGTCAAGCCGACCGCCAACGCGAAAAATGTGCCGACCACCGGCTTCGTGTCCGCCGAGTTGATTCTGCCCAACGGCGGTGTCGACACGGCGACCGTGCTTTCCAAGAACGTCTACCTCTACAACGTTGCGGCAAAGACCACGGTGCCGGCCGTCGTAAACACCTCCGGTGGCGGGGACGTCATCGTCCTCAAGCCGTCCAAGGCGCTTGCGGCCAACACACAGTACCGCTTCGTGCTGACGTCGGGCCTGCAGGACGTGCAGGGGGTCGGCTTTGCGCCCTTCGAGTCGCTCTTCACCACCAGTGCCACCACCAGTCCGCCGTCCAACTCCCCGGCGAAGTTCACGCAGGCACCCCAGGCGAGTTCCGCGGGTCACAACTATTTCGGACTGGCGATCGGCCCCGACGGCAGGCTCTACGCCAGCAGCGACGACGGCCGCATCTACCGCTTCGCGATCGAAGCCGACGGCTCCCTCGGCACGCCGTCGGTGTTCGATATCGTCCGCGCCCGCAACGGCGGCAGCCGGTTCATCCTGGGGATGGCGTTCGATCCCAGGAGCACGCCGACCAACCCGATTCTCTGGATCACGCACACCGCGACCTCATCGCTGGTGCTGGGCGGAACCGTCGGCGCCGATTTCAGCGGGAAAGTCAGCGTGGTCAGCGGACCCTCGCTGGGCCAGTACCGCGACGCCGTCGTCAACCTGCCCCGGTCGGTCCGGGATCACGCGACCATGCAGCCGACCTTCGGCCCGGATGGCGCGCTGTACTTCTGCCAGGCGTCGCAGTCGGCCATGGGCAAGGCCGACATCATCTGGGGGAACCGCCCGGAGCGGCTGCTGTCCGCGGCGATCCTTCGGCTGGACGTGGGGGCGGTCGGCAGCTCGACGCTCGACGCCAAAACCCCCGACGCCGGCGGCACCTACAACCCTTCCTCGCCCGGTGCGCCGTTGACCATCTACGCCGATGGCGTTCGCAACGCGTTCGACCTCGTCTGGCACCGCAACGGACAGTTGTACGCCGCCGCCAACGGCAGCGCCGCCGGCGGCAATACGCCCGCCGGTGCCGGTGCGCCGGCGCTTTCGGCCGTCAGCAAGGCCGAGAGCGATTTCCTGTTCCGTATCACCCGAGGCGGGTACTACGGTCATCCCAATCCCCAACGCAAATACTACGTTCTCAACGGCGGCAATCCGACCGCGGGCAAGGATGCCTACGAAGTCACCGACTATCCCGTCGGACAGAAGCCCGATCCGGCGTGGCGGCCGGCGGTTTACGACTTCGGCGCCCACCGCGCCCCCTCCGGCACGATCGAGTACCGCGGCGGCAGCTTCGGCGGCGCGCTCGACGGAAAACTGCTCGTCGCCCGCTACAGCGGCGGCGACGACATCATCGCGCTGACGCTCGGCGCAGGCGGCAGCGTGACCAAGGCCGAGACCGGCATCTCCGGCCTGACCGGGCTGGCCGATCCGGTTGATCTGGTGCAGACGCCTGATAGCGGAAATCTTTATGTGATCGAATTGGCGCGGCAGCGGATTACGCTGCTACGCGCCGCGACCACGGTGCCCCCGACCGTACCTCCAGTCGTTCCGCCTGTCGTTCCGCCCGTCGTCCCCCCGACTGTGCCGCCGACGGTTCCTCCAGTAGTGCCGCCCACAGTGCCGCCCACTATCCCACCGACCGTCCCACCCGTGGTTCCGCCGGTCGTCCCGCCGACTGTTCCTCCCACCGTTCCCCCGGTCGTACCACCCGTCGTGCCGCCCACGGTGCCACCGACGGTTCCGCCCACAGTTCCTCCTACGGTGCCCCCGACCGTTCCGCCGGTGGTTTCTCCGCCGCCCGCGCCGCCGCCCGCAGCGCTCGCGGACCTGACGCCGCTGGTCACGAAAGTGGTGTTGCCGTCGAGTTTCGCGTTCGGCACGCCCGTGAAGGGGACGCTGTCGTTCCGCGTGACCAACGCCGGCGGGCTTTCGTTCTCGGGACCGGTACCCGTCTCGGTGCAGTTGTCGGCCGACGGGACGGCCGATCCCGGCGATACCGAGGTCACGGCGTTCTCCAAATCGGTCCGCTTGCGACCCGGCGGCAGCGCCAGCGTCAAGCTCAAGCTCTCGGCGTTGCCTTCGATTGCCGCCGGCAGTTATCACCTGAACGTCGTGCTCGATCCCGCCGGGCTGCTGACCGAGGCGTCGGAGACGAACAACGCCGCCGCGACGACCGAAACCTTCGCCATTTCCGCGCCCAACGTCGATCTCAGCGGCGCGTTTGTCGTCGGGCCGTCGAATCTGGCGATCGGCCGGCGGCGGCTCATCAAGATGAACCTCAGCGCCGCGGGCAACGTCGCGGTGAACCAGACCATCGTCGTGCAGGTGGTGGCTTCCACCGACGATACGCCTGACGCCGGCGACATCGACATGGGTGCCGTCCCGGTGAAGCTGAAGATCCTGCCGGGGCAGACCAAGTCGGTTTCGCTGAAGGTCTATCTGCCCCCAAACATGGCGCCGGGCATCTACCGCATCATCGCCACGATCGATTCGCCCCAGTTGCTGGCCGAGTCGAGCGAGACGAACAACATCGCGATGACAAATCCGCTGATCCTGAAGTAG
- a CDS encoding FAD-dependent oxidoreductase, whose translation MRSVLLLAVLLAGCSTPVNAATPAEGAHDVVIYGGTCAAVTAAVQTKKMGKTVIVVSPDKHLGGLSSGGLGFTDTGNKAVIGGLSREFYQRIWKHYNEDAAWKWQKKEEYGNKGQGTPAIDGENRTMWIFEPHAAERVFEDFVKEHQIPVVRDELLDRAKGVKKDGAQITSITTLSGKTYTGKMFIDATYEGDLMAAAGVDYHVGREANSIYDEKWNGVQVGILHHQHHFGTMNISPYVIPGDPKSGLLPRITAEKPGEYGSGDKKVQAYCYRMCLTDKEENRIPFPKPDGYDPKQYELLLRVFEKGWRQTFNKFDPIPNHKTDTNNHGPFSTDNIGMNYDYPDASYERRKEILKEHETYQKGWLYFIANDPRVPKDVQEAMQKWGLPKDEFVDNGGWSHQIYVREARRMIGSYVMTENELLKRRPTPDSVGMGSYTIDSHNIQRYVTPEGHVQNEGDIGVGLKGPYEIAYGALVPKKGQANNLFVPVCVSSSHIAFGSIRMEPVFMILGESSATAAAMAIDADIAVQDVPYAKLREKLLKDGQVLEYTGPQKAGGVKKGLEFRALPGVVVDDEQAKTTGEWQIGSSQPNYVGDGYRAARKGEPATARYEARLPAAGKYEVRLSYSVNPNRATNATVEIHHAGGIEKVKVDQTKAAPIEGAFISLGVFEFSTDKPATVVVSNEGATGYVIADAVQWVEKK comes from the coding sequence ATGCGCTCAGTACTTCTGCTGGCCGTCCTGCTGGCCGGCTGTTCGACGCCTGTCAATGCAGCAACACCTGCCGAGGGCGCTCATGACGTCGTCATCTACGGCGGCACCTGCGCCGCTGTCACGGCCGCCGTGCAGACGAAGAAAATGGGCAAGACGGTCATCGTCGTCTCCCCCGACAAGCACCTCGGCGGCCTTTCCTCCGGCGGGCTCGGCTTTACCGACACCGGTAACAAGGCCGTCATCGGCGGGCTGTCGCGCGAGTTCTATCAGCGTATCTGGAAGCACTACAACGAAGACGCCGCCTGGAAGTGGCAGAAGAAGGAAGAGTACGGCAACAAGGGCCAGGGCACGCCGGCCATCGACGGCGAGAACCGCACGATGTGGATCTTCGAACCCCACGCCGCCGAAAGAGTGTTCGAAGACTTCGTTAAGGAACATCAGATCCCCGTCGTTCGCGATGAGTTGCTCGACCGGGCGAAAGGCGTGAAGAAGGACGGCGCCCAGATCACTTCCATCACCACCCTCAGCGGTAAGACCTACACCGGCAAGATGTTCATCGACGCCACCTACGAAGGCGACCTGATGGCCGCAGCGGGCGTGGACTACCACGTCGGCCGCGAGGCTAACAGCATCTACGACGAGAAGTGGAACGGCGTGCAGGTGGGCATCCTGCACCACCAGCATCATTTCGGCACGATGAACATCAGCCCCTACGTCATCCCCGGCGACCCCAAGAGCGGCCTGCTGCCGCGCATCACCGCCGAGAAGCCCGGCGAATACGGCTCCGGCGACAAGAAGGTCCAGGCCTACTGCTACCGCATGTGCCTGACCGACAAGGAAGAAAACCGCATCCCCTTCCCCAAGCCCGACGGCTATGACCCCAAACAGTACGAACTGCTCCTGCGCGTTTTTGAGAAGGGCTGGCGGCAGACCTTCAACAAGTTCGACCCGATCCCCAATCACAAGACCGACACCAATAACCACGGCCCGTTCAGCACCGACAACATCGGCATGAACTACGACTACCCCGACGCCAGCTACGAGCGCCGGAAGGAAATCCTGAAAGAACATGAGACCTATCAGAAGGGCTGGCTCTACTTCATCGCCAACGACCCGCGCGTGCCCAAGGACGTCCAGGAAGCGATGCAGAAGTGGGGCCTGCCGAAAGATGAGTTCGTCGATAACGGCGGCTGGTCGCACCAAATCTATGTCCGCGAGGCTCGCCGCATGATCGGCAGCTACGTGATGACCGAGAACGAGTTGCTCAAGCGCCGCCCGACGCCCGATTCAGTCGGCATGGGCAGCTACACGATCGACTCGCACAACATCCAGCGGTACGTCACGCCGGAAGGCCACGTGCAGAACGAAGGCGACATCGGCGTCGGCCTGAAGGGGCCGTACGAGATCGCCTACGGAGCACTCGTGCCGAAGAAGGGGCAGGCGAACAACCTGTTCGTGCCGGTCTGTGTCAGCAGCTCGCACATCGCGTTCGGTTCGATCCGCATGGAACCGGTGTTCATGATCCTCGGCGAATCGTCGGCGACCGCCGCCGCGATGGCGATCGACGCCGACATCGCCGTGCAGGATGTGCCATACGCCAAGCTGCGCGAGAAGCTGCTGAAGGACGGACAGGTCCTGGAGTACACCGGCCCACAGAAGGCCGGAGGCGTGAAGAAGGGCCTGGAGTTTCGTGCCCTGCCCGGCGTCGTCGTCGACGACGAACAGGCGAAGACCACCGGCGAATGGCAGATCGGATCGAGCCAGCCCAACTATGTCGGCGACGGCTACCGCGCCGCCAGGAAAGGCGAGCCGGCGACCGCCCGCTATGAGGCCAGGCTCCCCGCCGCCGGCAAGTATGAGGTACGGCTGTCGTACAGCGTCAACCCCAACCGGGCGACAAACGCAACGGTCGAGATCCACCACGCCGGCGGCATTGAGAAGGTGAAGGTCGATCAGACTAAGGCGGCACCGATCGAGGGCGCGTTCATCTCGCTGGGCGTGTTCGAGTTCTCCACCGACAAGCCCGCGACGGTCGTCGTCAGCAACGAAGGCGCGACGGGATACGTCATCGCGGACGCGGTGCAGTGGGTGGAGAAGAAGTAG
- a CDS encoding C2 family cysteine protease has translation MFETLEDRRLFSVYDFTNVGTLVLAPVSPPVIVTGPTVVNPAPPTVLAPEGDPNMEVRNSIKLVGQTLYITGTSAPDSFQVNPAGASLIVRRGSIESFPFPAAQVKNIIMVGYEGADVLFVDPATNVPATVLGGAGDDHVFGGAAADYLEGGTGNDTIKGASGNDVINGGDGSDKLFGEAGDDTLRGWAGDDTIDGGAGRDTLYGADGNDQLFGGLDDDTIYGGNGDDTLVSVFGGIDKVNGDQGWDIFVADKKDVLTDMDNLANTRKSVYRIDKFSNPTSGSTYATELGTTNITDPALTFRATKYQNFGHIPIFTASGPNIGDVQQNQLNDCWLATTAGSVARSSPWAIKRTVVPLGDGTVMVALGGGCYRVDADLPTDANGKPIYGSIAGRKGDSLWFGLLEKGMAYHMNSGSGYSYGDVESDTPGVAYDALRIGYDRSTLVPFGTDESLMWDKINSNVSLRAITITTEPASLGVNSALRPSHAYSVVGTFRQGNGTTMVILRNPTDKNGMNSGTDGMVTVSASTLYSSCLLLYISK, from the coding sequence ATGTTTGAAACCCTCGAAGACCGCCGTCTCTTCAGCGTCTACGACTTCACCAACGTGGGCACCCTGGTGCTGGCACCGGTCAGCCCGCCGGTGATCGTCACCGGGCCGACGGTGGTGAATCCAGCTCCGCCGACGGTGCTCGCCCCTGAAGGCGACCCGAACATGGAGGTCCGCAACTCGATCAAGCTGGTCGGCCAGACGTTGTACATCACCGGTACGTCCGCCCCCGACTCCTTTCAGGTCAACCCAGCCGGGGCGAGCCTGATCGTACGGCGCGGCTCGATCGAATCGTTCCCGTTCCCCGCTGCCCAGGTGAAGAACATCATCATGGTCGGCTACGAAGGTGCTGACGTCCTGTTCGTCGATCCCGCGACGAATGTCCCCGCGACCGTGCTCGGCGGCGCGGGCGACGATCACGTCTTTGGCGGCGCGGCGGCCGACTACCTCGAAGGCGGCACCGGCAACGACACCATCAAGGGTGCCAGCGGCAACGATGTCATCAACGGCGGCGACGGCAGCGACAAACTCTTCGGCGAAGCCGGCGACGACACCCTTCGCGGCTGGGCCGGCGATGACACGATCGACGGCGGTGCCGGCCGCGACACCCTCTACGGCGCCGACGGCAACGACCAGCTCTTTGGCGGTCTCGACGACGACACCATCTACGGCGGCAACGGCGACGACACCCTCGTGTCGGTCTTCGGCGGCATCGACAAGGTCAACGGCGACCAGGGCTGGGACATCTTCGTCGCCGACAAGAAGGACGTCCTGACCGACATGGACAACCTCGCCAACACCCGCAAGAGCGTTTACCGCATCGACAAGTTCTCCAACCCGACCAGCGGCAGCACCTACGCCACCGAACTGGGCACCACCAACATCACCGATCCCGCTCTGACGTTCAGAGCCACGAAGTACCAGAACTTCGGCCACATCCCGATCTTCACGGCGTCGGGTCCGAACATCGGCGACGTGCAGCAGAACCAGCTCAACGACTGCTGGCTCGCCACCACCGCCGGCAGCGTGGCCCGCTCCAGCCCCTGGGCGATCAAGCGGACCGTCGTTCCCCTGGGCGACGGCACCGTGATGGTCGCCCTCGGCGGGGGCTGCTACCGCGTGGACGCCGATCTCCCGACCGATGCCAACGGCAAGCCGATCTACGGTTCGATCGCCGGCCGCAAGGGTGACAGCCTCTGGTTCGGCCTGCTGGAGAAGGGGATGGCGTATCACATGAATTCGGGCAGCGGTTACAGCTACGGCGACGTCGAATCCGATACGCCGGGCGTCGCCTACGACGCGCTGCGGATTGGCTACGACCGCTCGACCCTGGTGCCGTTCGGTACGGACGAATCATTGATGTGGGACAAGATCAACAGCAATGTCAGCTTGCGGGCGATCACCATCACCACCGAGCCGGCATCGCTCGGCGTGAACAGCGCCCTTCGCCCGTCGCACGCCTACTCGGTCGTCGGCACGTTCCGCCAGGGCAATGGGACGACGATGGTGATCCTGCGGAATCCGACCGACAAGAACGGCATGAATAGCGGCACCGACGGCATGGTGACGGTATCGGCGAGCACGCTCTATTCGTCGTGCCTCTTGTTGTACATCTCGAAGTAG
- a CDS encoding phosphomannomutase/phosphoglucomutase — protein sequence MIEKIFKAYDVRAIYPNPLNEEAAWKVGHATAQFLKRSRQNVAADAKVKMEDTMCVGRDMRPHSPDLAAALIDGIRSTGMNVIDVGMVDTSFIYFAINHLDCVGGIMTTASHNPIQYNGFKISGPKAKPIGSASGLDDIKRISGTLNRVADTGLSGKVQEQDLWKAYRQHVLQFLDLKRPLKVAIDASNGMAGKMVPAVFGGIPGLEIVPILFEITGSFTHDPNPLVEANLAMLQAKMKEVPVDMGACFDGDADRCMFVDETGKTIGSDMVTALMARDLLGKPHNKGATIVYDLRSSHVVPDTIKAFGGVPKRDRVGHAFIKKTMAETKAVFGGELSGHIYYRDNFFADSAAIAFAHMLSIVSAQPEKLSTLMKPFHKYSQSGEINFHVEDKDGKIRELAEAYKKAQIDYLDGVTIDFGDWWFNVRKSNTEPMLRLNLECPTAAMMQEKFKELKKFLGEPVEGH from the coding sequence ATGATCGAAAAGATATTCAAAGCCTATGACGTCCGCGCGATTTACCCCAACCCGCTCAACGAAGAGGCGGCCTGGAAGGTGGGGCATGCCACGGCCCAGTTCCTGAAGCGCAGTCGGCAGAATGTTGCCGCCGACGCCAAGGTGAAGATGGAAGACACGATGTGTGTCGGCCGGGACATGCGGCCGCACTCGCCGGACCTGGCGGCCGCCCTGATCGACGGCATCCGCTCGACGGGCATGAACGTGATCGACGTCGGCATGGTCGATACGTCGTTCATCTACTTCGCGATCAACCACCTCGACTGCGTCGGCGGGATCATGACGACCGCCTCGCATAACCCGATCCAGTACAACGGGTTCAAGATCAGCGGTCCCAAGGCCAAGCCGATCGGGTCGGCGAGCGGATTGGACGACATCAAGCGCATCAGCGGCACGCTGAACCGCGTCGCCGACACCGGCTTGTCGGGCAAGGTGCAGGAGCAGGACCTGTGGAAGGCCTACCGCCAGCACGTGCTGCAGTTCCTGGACCTCAAGCGGCCGCTGAAGGTGGCGATCGACGCCAGCAACGGCATGGCGGGCAAGATGGTACCGGCCGTCTTCGGCGGCATTCCGGGTTTGGAGATCGTCCCGATCCTGTTCGAGATCACCGGTAGCTTCACCCACGACCCCAACCCGCTGGTCGAAGCAAACCTGGCGATGCTGCAGGCGAAGATGAAGGAAGTGCCGGTGGACATGGGCGCCTGTTTCGACGGCGACGCCGACCGGTGCATGTTCGTCGACGAAACCGGCAAGACGATCGGTTCGGACATGGTGACGGCGTTGATGGCCCGCGACCTGCTCGGAAAGCCGCACAACAAGGGCGCGACCATCGTTTACGACCTGCGGTCGAGCCATGTGGTGCCGGACACGATCAAGGCGTTCGGCGGAGTGCCGAAGCGCGACCGCGTCGGCCATGCGTTCATCAAGAAGACGATGGCCGAGACCAAGGCGGTTTTCGGCGGGGAGCTGTCGGGGCACATTTACTATCGCGACAACTTCTTCGCCGACTCGGCCGCGATCGCGTTTGCGCACATGTTGTCGATCGTCAGCGCCCAGCCCGAGAAGCTGAGCACGCTGATGAAGCCGTTCCATAAGTATTCGCAGAGCGGCGAGATCAACTTCCATGTCGAAGACAAGGACGGAAAAATCCGCGAGCTGGCCGAGGCGTACAAGAAAGCGCAGATCGATTACCTCGACGGCGTGACGATCGATTTCGGCGACTGGTGGTTCAACGTCCGCAAGAGCAACACCGAACCGATGCTGCGGCTGAACCTGGAATGCCCCACGGCCGCGATGATGCAGGAGAAGTTCAAGGAGCTGAAGAAGTTCCTGGGAGAGCCGGTGGAAGGGCACTGA
- a CDS encoding sterol desaturase family protein has product MDPINTLISKIKALGRQFIEPGAQFSIFALACAFAVAVGFLYLRQRRRRGRASLAAVLRAVCSRRVFFNPSTYADAGYLLINTLSLGGLIAWAMISTGAVSAWITAGLGNVFATPTATTLPDWLTRAGATILFFLAYEFGYWLDHYLKHRVPFLWEMHRPHHTAEVLTPLTVFRVHPLDSLVFSFVLAITGGVTAGVVNFALGKPVLELTLDGTNVLLVVFFYAYVHLQHSEIWIPFRGWAGRLFMSPAHHQIHHSSDPAHFNMNLGSCLAIWDWVFGTLSIPAKESPRLKFGVDDAEPHPHAPSRLLLTPIARVARALARMVLPTKAREEVVPDSTGVVEQNAN; this is encoded by the coding sequence ATGGATCCGATCAACACGCTCATCTCCAAGATCAAGGCGCTCGGCCGTCAGTTCATTGAGCCGGGGGCTCAGTTCTCGATCTTCGCGCTGGCGTGCGCCTTTGCGGTCGCGGTCGGCTTTCTCTACCTGCGGCAGCGCCGCCGGCGGGGCCGGGCGAGCCTGGCCGCGGTGTTGCGGGCGGTTTGCTCCCGGCGGGTGTTTTTCAACCCCTCCACCTACGCCGACGCCGGCTATCTCCTCATTAATACCCTCTCGCTGGGTGGGCTGATCGCCTGGGCGATGATCTCCACCGGCGCGGTCTCGGCCTGGATTACCGCGGGGCTGGGGAACGTCTTCGCCACGCCGACTGCGACCACCTTGCCGGACTGGCTGACCCGCGCCGGGGCGACGATCCTGTTCTTCCTCGCGTACGAGTTCGGCTACTGGCTGGATCACTACCTGAAACATCGTGTGCCGTTCCTGTGGGAGATGCACCGCCCCCATCACACCGCCGAGGTGCTGACGCCGCTGACCGTCTTCCGCGTCCATCCGCTGGATTCCCTGGTCTTCAGCTTCGTCCTGGCGATCACCGGGGGCGTGACGGCGGGCGTGGTGAACTTCGCGCTGGGCAAGCCGGTGCTCGAACTGACTCTTGACGGCACCAACGTGCTGCTGGTGGTCTTCTTCTACGCGTACGTCCACCTGCAGCATTCGGAGATCTGGATTCCGTTCCGTGGCTGGGCCGGCCGGTTGTTCATGAGCCCGGCCCATCACCAGATCCACCACTCGAGCGACCCGGCCCACTTCAACATGAACCTCGGTTCGTGCCTGGCGATCTGGGACTGGGTCTTCGGCACGCTGTCGATCCCCGCCAAAGAGTCCCCGAGACTGAAGTTCGGGGTGGACGATGCCGAGCCACACCCGCACGCCCCTTCGCGGTTGCTGCTCACACCCATAGCGCGGGTGGCCAGGGCATTGGCGCGGATGGTTCTGCCGACCAAGGCGAGGGAAGAGGTTGTTCCGGACAGCACAGGGGTAGTCGAGCAGAACGCGAACTGA
- a CDS encoding VOC family protein, translating into MNTLTHPSSPPQSIHPGTRIGHVHLKVADLERSLGFYRGVLGFEVTQRMGHQAAFLSAGGYHHHIALNTWESLGGSPPPPGTTGLFHLAILYPTRPALADALRRLIDAKIQLDGASDHGVSEALYLHDPDDNGVELYWDRPPDVWPRNAAGELAMFTRRLDLQSLLGELTPKSPT; encoded by the coding sequence ATGAACACTTTGACTCATCCGAGTTCCCCACCTCAATCCATCCACCCCGGCACTCGCATTGGTCACGTGCACCTCAAGGTCGCCGACCTCGAGCGGTCGCTCGGGTTTTACCGTGGTGTCCTCGGGTTTGAAGTGACGCAGCGAATGGGACATCAGGCGGCGTTTCTTTCGGCGGGCGGGTATCACCACCATATCGCACTCAACACCTGGGAAAGCCTGGGCGGTTCGCCCCCGCCTCCGGGCACGACCGGGTTGTTTCACCTGGCCATCCTCTACCCGACTCGACCGGCACTTGCCGATGCCCTGCGACGGTTGATCGACGCGAAAATTCAACTCGACGGCGCCAGCGATCACGGCGTCAGCGAAGCCCTCTACCTGCACGATCCGGATGACAACGGCGTTGAACTGTATTGGGATCGCCCGCCCGACGTCTGGCCGCGAAATGCCGCCGGCGAACTGGCGATGTTCACCCGGCGGCTGGACCTGCAGTCATTGCTGGGTGAGCTCACGCCAAAGTCGCCGACGTGA